The DNA window AGGGCACCGATTCGCCCTGGATGGTCACCTGATCGGTCGCTGTTATGGTCGTGTCGGGCGGCAGGCTGCGCTCTAGCTGCGAATCACTTTTCTCCTGGGCGAGGACCACCCCGCTCCCAAACAGCAGTACGAAGACACTGAGAACGAGCGTTCGGAATCGGGTCGTCGAAAGAATGTGCATGTGGTACGGGGAATCGGACAACAACGTGCAGGCGAAAGAGGAAGGGAAGCCAGTGAAAAACCTATGCTCCACCATCCCAAGCTTCAACCTTCCAAGGATCGATCGAATTACTCAATGACGTCATGCTCACGCGCCACCTCGGCAAACGCGTCGATGGCACGGTCGAGCTGCTCCTTCGAGTGCGCCGCCGACATCTGTACGCGGATGCGGGCCTCCCCCTTCGGCACCACGGGGTAGCTGAAGCTGATGACGTAGATGCCGCGGTCGAGCAGCTCCTCGGCGATGGCCCCGCTCGTCTTCGCGTCGTACAGCATGATCGGCACGATGGGGTGGTCGCCCGGCTTGATGTCGAAGCCCCGCTCCTGCATCTCACTCCGGAAGTAGCGTGCATTCTCCCAAATTGTCTCCCGCCGGTCATCATTCTCCTGCAGCATCTCCAACACCTTAAGCCCGGCGTTCGCGATGGAGGGCGCAATCGCGTTGGAAAAGAGGTATGGGCGCGACTCTTGCCGGAGGAGATCAATGATTTCTTGTCGTCCCGTCGTGAAGCCGCCCGTCGCTCCCCCCAGCGCCTTCCCGAGCGTCGAGGTGATGATGTCAACCTGATCAAGAACGCCCTTGGCCTCGCTCGCGCCGCGACCGCCTTCCCCCATGAATCCGGTGGCGTGGCACTCGTCCACCATCACGAGCGCACCATACTCCTCGGCCAGACGGCAGATCTCATCGAGCTTCGCCACATCCCCGTCCATCGAAAATACGCCGTCGGTGCAAATCATCCGCGTCTCGGCGTCCTGAGCATCCTGTAGCTTCGCCTCCAGGTCGGCCATGTCGCTGTGCTCAAAGACGTGCAGGTCGGCCTTACAAAGCCGGATGCCGTCGATGATGGAAGCGTGGTTCAACTCATCGCTGATGATGGCATCGTCCGGGCCCAACAGGGTTTCGAAGAGGCCCGTATTGGCATCGAAGCACGAATTGTAGAGGATCGTGTCGTCCGTCTCGTGAAAGTCGGAGAGGGCGTGCTCCAAGTCTTTGTGGACGCTCTGCGTACCGCAGATGAAACGGACGCTGGCGACTCCGAAGCCGTAGCGATCCACGCCGTTCTTGGCGGCGTCCATGATCTCCGGGTGGTTGGCGAGGCCCAGATAGTTGTTCGCACAGAAGTTGATGACGTGATCGCCGGACTCGACTTCAATGTCGGCATCCTGCTGGGAGGTAATAACCCGCTCCTCTTTGTAGGTGCCGGCGTCCTTGATGTCTTGCAGTTTCTGCTGAAATGCCTCAGCAGTTTCCTCGGTCATGGACATAGTGGCGTTTGAGGGTTGATTCTTCTTCTATGTGAGAGATCAGATTAGAGCGACGTGCGCCAAAAAGGCAAGCGGTGGACGAGGGCGAAAGAGCGAAAAGAACACAGGGAGGGGCACCCGTCCCAACCGGCAGACGCCCTCCCTCTTCGGAATTATCTCAAAGGGCGGGGACGTATGAATTCAAACGGGCGCTGAGAACATTCCCGTGCGGTAATCGCTGTTTCTGAGCAGGCCCAGACCGGCGTTTTGAGATAACCCTCATGCCCCCACGCTTCCGCTCTCCCATTCCTCTTCGCGCAGGTGCTCGAGCATGTCCTCCGTCATCGCCGCCAGGTCGTACGCCGGCGCCCAGCCCCAGTCCCGACGAGCCGCCCCATCGTCGACCGACGACGGCCACGCCTCGGCAATCTGCTGACGCTCGTCCGGCGCGTAGCTGCAACGGAATCCCGGCACGTGCCCACGGATCGACTCCGCCAACTCCTCCGGCGTAAAACTGAACGCCCCCACGTTGTACCCCTCCCGCACCGTGAGCCCCTCCCCCTCCGCCCCCATCAGGTCCAGGGTCGCCCCAATCGCATCCGGCATGTACATCATCGGCAGCCGCGCCCCCCGATCCAGAAAACACGTGTAGTCCTCCCCCTCCGCCGCTCGCCTCAGCATCTCGACCGCGTAGTCGGTCGTCCCGCCCCCCGGCGCCGTCTTGTAGCTGATTAACCCCGGATACCGCAGGCTCCGCACGTCTACCCCGAACCGGCGGTGATAGTACCGGCACAACAGCTCCCCGCTGCGCTTGGTCACCCCGTAGATCGTCGTCGGGTCCAACACCGTCTGCTGCGGGGTGTTCTCCTTCGGCGTCGACGGCCCGAACACCGCAATCGAAGAGGGCCAAAACACCCGCAGCCCCTCCCCCCGAGCCAGATCAAGCACATTTTTGAGCCCGCCCATGTTGACCTCCCACGTCCGGTCGGGCTGCTGCTCTCCGGTCGCCGACAGCAGGCTCGCCAGGTGGTAGACCGTCCCGACGTCGTAGGCAGAGATTACCTCCGCAAGGGCCGCCCGGTCCCGCACGTCCGCCTCCTCAAAGGGCCCCTCCCGCGGCTGCCCATTCGACGCCGGCGGCGGCTTCAGGTCCAGGCCCACCACCTGCCGCGCCCCGTGGCGCTCGCGCAGCGCCGCAACCAGCTCGCTGCCAATCTGACCGTTGGCGCCGGTGACCAGAAAGCGGGACATACAGTCGAGGAAGATCCATTTGGAAAAACGATTCTCGGATACTCCCTCTACGTGTTCTTCCCCCCCTCGTTCGGAACCGCTTCCACCCCGAGGCGGCATTAATTCCGATTTCGGAAAGCGCTTCCATCCAGATCTTTACGCGTTCTCCAAAAATATTTTCAGTTTTCGCTTGACAAACCAAAGAAAGTAGAGTAGGATAGGGTCGAGTCAAAAAGAAATAGCAATCGGAGGACAGTGGCACACAGCATTGACGAAATTGACACCAAAATCCTCGAGCTTCTTCAGCAGGACGGTCGCATGAAGCGCAGCGACGTCGCCGACGAAGTCGACCTATCGATCTCCGCCGTGAGTGAGCGGATGCGAAAGTTGGAGGAGCGCGGTGTCATTCAGGGATACAAAGCCATCGTCGATGCCAAGCGCCTGCGTCTCGACATCACGGCGTTCATCCGCGTCTCGGTTGATGGATCGGAGCACTACTCCACCTTCATCGACCGCGTGACCAGCATGGAACAGGTCCTGGAGGTGCATTCCATCACGGGCGCCGGTTCGCATGTGTTGAAAGTGCGGACCAAGAATACGACCACGCTGGAGCATTTCCTGTCGGAGATTCAGGCGATTCCGGGAATTACGCAGACCACCACCAGCATTGTGCTGAGCACCTTTAAGGAGTCGCGCGCAGTTCCCGCCGAACCGATGGAGCT is part of the Salinibacter sp. 10B genome and encodes:
- a CDS encoding glycine C-acetyltransferase, with translation MSMTEETAEAFQQKLQDIKDAGTYKEERVITSQQDADIEVESGDHVINFCANNYLGLANHPEIMDAAKNGVDRYGFGVASVRFICGTQSVHKDLEHALSDFHETDDTILYNSCFDANTGLFETLLGPDDAIISDELNHASIIDGIRLCKADLHVFEHSDMADLEAKLQDAQDAETRMICTDGVFSMDGDVAKLDEICRLAEEYGALVMVDECHATGFMGEGGRGASEAKGVLDQVDIITSTLGKALGGATGGFTTGRQEIIDLLRQESRPYLFSNAIAPSIANAGLKVLEMLQENDDRRETIWENARYFRSEMQERGFDIKPGDHPIVPIMLYDAKTSGAIAEELLDRGIYVISFSYPVVPKGEARIRVQMSAAHSKEQLDRAIDAFAEVAREHDVIE
- a CDS encoding NAD-dependent epimerase/dehydratase family protein; translated protein: MSRFLVTGANGQIGSELVAALRERHGARQVVGLDLKPPPASNGQPREGPFEEADVRDRAALAEVISAYDVGTVYHLASLLSATGEQQPDRTWEVNMGGLKNVLDLARGEGLRVFWPSSIAVFGPSTPKENTPQQTVLDPTTIYGVTKRSGELLCRYYHRRFGVDVRSLRYPGLISYKTAPGGGTTDYAVEMLRRAAEGEDYTCFLDRGARLPMMYMPDAIGATLDLMGAEGEGLTVREGYNVGAFSFTPEELAESIRGHVPGFRCSYAPDERQQIAEAWPSSVDDGAARRDWGWAPAYDLAAMTEDMLEHLREEEWESGSVGA
- a CDS encoding Lrp/AsnC family transcriptional regulator, which gives rise to MAHSIDEIDTKILELLQQDGRMKRSDVADEVDLSISAVSERMRKLEERGVIQGYKAIVDAKRLRLDITAFIRVSVDGSEHYSTFIDRVTSMEQVLEVHSITGAGSHVLKVRTKNTTTLEHFLSEIQAIPGITQTTTSIVLSTFKESRAVPAEPMELYDYEEVTSES